The nucleotide sequence GGTCTACTATTGTGGATACTCCTACTACTCCTCTCCTATACTTATAGACCTCCCTCTTAAGAACATCCACAATATTCCTCTTAATCGTTATAACCTCTCCCCATTTATCACTCACATACCTTTGGGCATAACAATAGATACAGGAAAATCTGCAGTTGTTATACGGGTTTAAGGAATAATCAATTTCCTTTAAACCAGACTTACTCAGTGCACTTTTAACCTCAACTTCCCTAATTATCATTAAAATAACCTCGACCTAAAGAGCTTTACCACATATGATATCTTTAACCACTCTTGAAGATTCACTTTCAACTCTCCCTTAACTCTTCTTAATGCCTGGTCAAGCGTATCAAATACTTCTGGTTTCTGCTTAAACATTTCCCTAATGTTTTCCCTCACAAACCAAACTCCTACAGGTAAATTAAATCCGGGGTAAATTTCTCTCCATAGTATCACCATAGCTTGTCTCTTCCTTAGACGAAGACTTTCAGCAACCCCCAACCTAGAAGCATAATAACAGCCACCAATTTTAGGATATGTCCTCCTTCCCCTATACCCCTCATAATCTAACTCCAATGCTACTTCCCCATGACCAAACTGGTTCCACGTGCTTCCTGGAAACCATGCTTCGCCCCACTCAAAAGCCCAATTCCCTGGTATTAGAATTCCTATAAAGAGATTCTTCATATGCCTCCTTACATAAACTTCGATCTTGTCAATGCTCTCAAAATGCTTTAATTCCTCTATTAAGCTGTCAGAGACCAGTTTGTCAACGGCTGTTATACTCCGCCTCGTTGGAACCAATTTCCTCTTAACCCCTAGAACTCCTACACTTAAAAGACGTGATATTACGTTAACCTCGACCTTATTACTGTAAAGAGTTATTACAGCATCTTTAGACTTAAGATCCTTATCTTCATAAACTCTTTCCACTATTCTTTGAGGTGCTGAAAGCGTACCTAATTTGAACTCCCTTATTGGTGCTGAAGGACCTATAGGTGGTAACGTTTCGTCTAAGACAACCTTTCTAGGTTCCTTAGCAAATTCCATTTCTATCTCAGATGGTCCTGATGAGATTGAGAGAGTCTGGACATCATGTAAAAATCTTTGGGGATTATTAGCATCAGTAACCCTGAAGGACTCCCCTCCTCTCACTAGACTTAGCCTTAAAGATAAAAAGGTGTTAAGATCCATGTTAAGCCAAGTTTTAGGATCCTCGTATATTGATGTATCATCTACCACTGGAGGGGCTGATGGATAAACACTCACTTTTGGGTATCCATATCTTCCCACAAATATTGAGGGGGGAGATGAACCAACCATATCTTTAGGTACCACTATCTTCTTAGTTATACTCTTAACTACGATGGGGCAATAAGCCAGTCCGCATAAGTACTTTGAGCTTCTGCATATTACACAGAGTCTAGGATCCATTAAAGATAAAATTCTCGGAATACCTTTTACATGTTATCTAATGAAAAGCGGTATTACAATAGTATACACGTAAATCATGCTGTGAGAGATACTGTAGTATTTATAGAGATAACATGGTTCATAATACATACGCATAGTCAGGTTGAGACAATACATTTACCTAATCTCGTTAGATTTGATTTATGTTACACGCTTTAGTCTGGTTTTAGTTTAGGATCGCTGTCCAAATAACCATTATATAAAACTTTTTTAGCGGAATAGTTCTATCTGAAAAATGGTTTTATCTAAAATTTTTAGAATTTAGAGTACCTATATTTATATTTCATGTTAGAGTTATCGCTGGTAGTAAACCTATGGAAAAACGAAAATCGGATCATCTATTAAATCAAAATAAGTATCTGAAACACGAATAAAAAGGTTTTGATTAAGTATTTATCCTTCCTAACGCTCGTTACTTTCACTTCTAAATTCGACACTTCTAAAAAAGCAAATTAACAACAGCATAGTCAATATGGTAGGTTATCTGTCTTTCCAATATCTCTGCTGGCTTATTTCCGACTGCCCCTACAGGTACGATCCAAGTTCTCAACTCGATATTTCCAGTCTCCTCAAGCTTATCATCACTCAACTTAGCTAATTCCTTTCCTTTTCCTGCCTTCAATGTCTCCAGGATAAAGTTATCAAAATCAATATCGATTTTACCATAGTAAGGCGTTCCTGGAAAATGGGACAAGCCTCCTGTACCAATTATAGCAACCTTCTCGTTCTCTGGTCTTTTCTTAGCTACAATTCTGGCAATAGCCCTACCTAATTCAAAGCATCTTCTTACGGGCATTTTAGGTTCCACGTTGGCATTTAAGTGGATAGGTACGATTGGAATTGAGTAATCCCTGAATATGTCTAGTAAGGGTATGAAGAATGCGTGTGAAAGTAGAACTTCACCAGGAGAGGAAGCAAAGGTCAGAATCGGAAAGGGTAAGGTGGAAGTAATTACTGGTTCAGGGCATCATGGTCAGGCTTACCTATCCTCCTTCTCCAAACTCGTAATTGAGGAGCTCGGCGTCTCAGAAAATGTTATTTAGGTTTACACAGGTACCACTGATGGTTTGAAAGAAGGAGTAGGTAGCTACGGGAGTAGAGCATTGTCGGTAGGAGGATCTGCCATAATTGAAGCCTGTAGAAATTTGAAGAAAAAGCTAAACGGAACAGGGGATAGACTTGGATAAAGCCCTCCATGGAGAACAAATCTATGAGTCAGAGGTATACGTTAAGGCTGGAGATGTGTTCGCACCAGGATTTCACATATCCGTAGTGGACATTGATTTGGAAACCTTAACACCAAGAGTAAGAGAATACGTTGCAGTGGATGATGTAGGAAGAGTTGTCGTAAAAGAAGAAGTTGAAGGGCAAGTTATAGGTGGAGTAATGCAGGGTATAGCGCAAGTGCTCTGTGAGTGGGCAACTTATGATGAGGAGGGAAATCCAACATTCTCTTCTATAGCTGATGCTGGCATGCCTTCTCCAGAGGAGTTTACTTGGAGAGTTATTGTTGACGAGGTCGAGTTTAAGTCTGGACTACTTAGTGGTACAAGAGGCGTAGGAGAGGCTGGTAGTATTGGAGGACTAGTTGCAACCTTTATTGGTCTTGAAAAAGCTATAAAGGATAAATTTGGTAGGAAGGTAAAGTTACAAAGAACACCAGTTACACCAACATATTTAATGGAACTTTTAGGGAAAAGTTAAATTTGTTTTTGAAACTATTGACTACCATCTTTATAACCTCTATTAATATAAATCAAAGTTCTTACTATCAAGATTAATGCGCGGTCAGTAATAAGGATTAATATTTATTTGAAGTAATGCTCATGATATAAACTAGATATCTATATCGTGATAAGGTAAAAATTACGCAATTCCTCCTATTACTTTATGCTAGTTCGAAGTATTAATTTGAAAATACGAATATCTAATTCCTACGATTAACTTTTTAGGTTGTTGTAACTTTGAACTGGTCTAAAAATCTATCGCTCATCGAAAATTTTGACAAATTCATGTCTAGATCTAAGATACTTAGAGTTTAAAAGCCTTGTAAAATTTATTTTGATTAATCTAGAGCTTCTATGTTTAATTTAGTGTTACGGGAAAAATACCTTATGCCTGGGTCTTAGGAAATATTTCGTTTAACTGGATGAAGCTAACAATATTCGATATATAGGTTTAAATCTAATATCACGTTTTATGGTATATATCTTAAATTCGTTTCAAGCCTTAATTATGACACCTAATAGCTCTACTAGAATTGAGTATAGATAATGAATTAACTATGTCCCAGTTTCAAAATATCTCGTTTATCACGCTTTCAAGAGGGCATTTAATCTATTAGTAATCTTTATTAATGTATTTCGCATAATAGTACTAGTGGGTGTGTATATCCTTCTAAAAACCCATGTTAAGTTGTTATTTCCACGATTCATGTTCAGTATTAGTGAAGGATTTAAGGAGTTTGAAGATCCATCTTGAGAAAAATCCCGCTGATAAATGCCCAGTTTGCAAGAAGGAAATAAGATCTAAGTGCTTTAGTGATTTGAAGAAGCATGTGAAAATGAGTAAGGATAGTGCGCATGCAGAGCATTTAAAGATATACAGCGTGTTATACAAATAACGTGGAGTGTTAGAATAAGAATAACGGTTTGTCTATCTCGTCATAAAGAATAGTAGAATCTTTTTTCTATCTTTAACCTAAAAATTAAAAAGAATTTAAAAAGGAATTAAAAAATGATGACATATTAAAAAACTTATTAATATGATTTATAAGAATATTTTATGCAAGTCAAATTCTTGATACCAATATCCATACTCTTAATCTCTATAAGTGGAATATTAAGTCTAGGGATCTCAAGCCCCTCAAATCAGAACACATTTTTTAATTCTTATACTAATGCAAAACTCTTACCATCTAATACCTTACTGACACTAACATTTTTCATCCCGCCCAAGAACCTAAACATGCTATATTATACTGCAGAAGAAGTTGCAAACCACCAGATATCTCCCCTAACTCCACAACAAATTATTAAGGAATTTTCTCAGCCAAATAAAGTAACTTCTCTAATTAATTTCCTAGAAAGCAATGGTTTTACAATATATTATTCTAGCCCATTTGCAGTTGTTGCTACTGCCACTGCAGGAAAAATAGATAACGTGTTTAGTACCGAGTTAGGTTTATTCAGTTATAACGGACATGTATACTATAAGCCTCTTACATCTCCTTCATTTAGTCTAACAGGGATTATAGTAGGTGGACTTGACAACGAAACTGCCTTCCAGCCCTATTTTATGCAATTGAACAATACGACCCATCCAGCTTTTCAGTTCTCTTACCTAGGGTATGGTCCAAATGCGTTAAGGACTGCATATAATGTTACAGGGACAGGTAAGAACGTGACAATTGCAATAATAGATGCTTTTGGAGACCCTCTGATATATCAAGATGTAAAGAGTTTCGATCAGATATACGGATTACCACCAGCAAACTTAAGTGTTTACGCTGTAGGTCCTTACATTCCTGAGCAGGGAATAGCAACAGGTTGGGATATAGAGACAGCTTTAGATGTGGAAGCGGCCCATGCTATGGCTCCTTATGCCAAAATCAATTTAGTGGTCTCCTCAGATAGTGGTCCAACGCTTTATGCGGCTGTTGATTATGTTGTTACGCAAAAACTAGGAGATGTTGTATCAATGAGCTGGGGGTTATCTGAAAACTTATTCGCCGCTTCAGGATTCTACTACTTTATAAACGGTCAACCATTTCCCAACTATCCGTACTTAGACTATTACTTCGCACTAGGAACTGCTGAGGGAATAACTTTCTTCGCATCGTCAGGTGATACTGGTGCTTATGGCGATTCACTGACCACATACGGTGGTGCATCATTCCCTGCTACTTCTCCATTCGTTACAGCGGTTGGCGGTACAACTTTGTATTTAAGCTCTGGAAAAGCCTATGAGACAGCCTGGAGTGTATTGCCACAATATTTTGAGTATGCTGGTACAGTTTCCTCTGGTGGTGGATATAGTACATTTTTCCCTAGACCATGGTACCAAGACGGAGTTATAAACTCCTCATTTAGAGCTGTCCCTGATGTGGCAGCAGATGCCAATCCATATACCGGATTTAATATTACAGTTTTGGGCTCTGAAGAAATAATTGGAGGAACTAGTTTAGCTTCACCACTCTGGGCTGGTATGTTGGCTGACATTATCTCTCAGCTAGGTAGACCAATAGGTCTACTCAATCCAATCCTCTACTGGATATACAAGAATCCTGCACTTTACCAAGAGTCATTCCATCAAATCACCCTTGGTTACAACGGAGAATTTTATGCTAAGCCAGGATATAATTTAGTTACCGGCTTAGGAACTCCTAATGTCGGAGAATTATTAAATGCTATTCAGCAATACTTAAAGACAAATAATTTAGAAATTTCAGTCACTACAAATGGTACAATCCCGTGGTATATGTATAATAGTACTGTAAGTGTAATAGCATACATAACCTATCCTAACGGCACCATAGTGAGCCAAGGAACATTTAGTGCATATATTCAGACTACCAGTGGGACAGTAACAACTATACCCTTATCATTTAATGGTACTGATTGGGTCGGAAGTTTTAATATACAACCTGGAATGACACCAAATATATGGTCTATAATTGTCAATGGTTCATCAGCAGGCTTTTCGGGAACTTCGAGCTACGATATAGATGTTGGACAATCAATAAACATCTTATCTCCAATTCCATTCCCCTATGGTCCTCCTTTGTCACTCAACACACCATTTGGCGTAGTAGCTCAAATATATAATCCAGATGGAACTCCGGCTGTTAACCAAACAGTTAACGTTTACCTGCTAAAGAATGGAAAGGTTGTGGAGAGCGCTGTATTAACTCCAACATCTCAACCTGGTGAATATGTTGGTCAGTTAGCCCTTATTACTCCTGCTGAACAGGGCACATATATACTAGTTGTTAACACGTCTTATGGTAGTGCGTACACTTATGTTTACTTTGGAAACATAATAGAAGGTGCAGTATACACTCCAATAAATACTGGATTTCCTGGAGTATCTCCTGGACAGAATATAACGCTATTTGCTTTTACTCTAACTCCAGAAGGGACAGGTCAGTTGTCCTCGAACGTGTCAGCATTTATATACAACCAAAATGGTCAACTAGTATCAACAGTTAATTTAACTCAAGCTCCTGAGATAACTCTATTCGGCGTATTTAACTTCTTTGGATTATATTACGCGAACTTCACAATACCTTCAAACTTTACTCCAGGATTCTATAGTGTAATCATTCAATCACAGGCGAGAACAGGAATCGGGGTCAGCACAGGTGAGTTCTTCACGTCTTTTTATGTCTCTCCAGCATCACTAAGTTACAATATAAAAGTAAAAGGAATAGCTTATGAAGGGCAACACATCAAAATATATGCCAACATAACGTATACTAACGGTACTGAGGTGGAATATGGGATATTTAACGCAATTCCGTTGCCTTCATCCATAGCATTTAAGTCTTATTTGGTAGCTACGAATTACTCAGTACCGCTCCAATTTAACTCCACTCTGGGACTCTGGGAGGGAACTTTCCAGATACCCTCAGTACTTGGGGCAAATTCATTCTATCTAGGATATCCGCCCTACACTTTATCTGGACCTTGGACAGTATATATATCAGGAGTTTCTGCTAACGGTAACCCAATATCTTCAGGTCCAACTTACTTCAACGTTCTTCCATACACCTACTTAGGTAGTAAAGTGATAATTACTAGTCAAAACTACACGAGTGTGCCGTTACTCTCATCCAATTCTCTGAGTAATGTTTACGTAGGTAATCTAGAACTAATAAATGTTAATATCTCCCTGAATAATGTTGTAGTAGGTAACTTGACAGTGGTTAACTCACAGGTTGGAGTAAGTAGTTCAACATTAAATTCACTGACCGCGAAGAACTCTAAATTATCAATAGCCCAATCCACAATAGGTGGTGATCCTGACAGTGTAGCGATACAATTATATAACTCTAGCCTCATACTGACTTCTGTAGTAATAGCAAACTCGACTTATGCATTCAATCAGGTCAATAGTAATGTTGAGCTAAACGGAGTAAGCCTATCGAACGTACAACATGTATCTACAATATCACCTCCTACCATATCACCTCAATTTGTAAATATAACGCAGAAAATAAGTGCACTAAACCTAACTGTCTCCGGTTATAACGCTAAGATACTGAACGTTTTAGTGAATGGAATATCGACAAGGTACTCAGTTATTAGCTCATCACAAAATTCCACAACGATTTCAATACCCTTCTCTTCATCCGCTTTACCGTCGGGACAATACACTATAGTGGTTATGACATATAATGGATTACCGTATAATGTGAGTGCTACGGTATACAATGCTTATCCTCAAATATCACTATCAAGTTCATTGTCTAACGCGACAACCTCACTATCAAGTAAAATATCCAGTAATGCGTCTGACGTAGCGTTTTATAGAAATATCACCATAGCTTCCCTAATAATAGCCATAATATCATTGATCCTTGTCATATACTTGTTGTTAAGAAGGAGGTGAGACAAGAATGAAAGCCCTCTTACTTATACTGGTTATTGCTCTTGGTATTACACCATTAACACTAATGGGGTCTACTACTTCATCCTCCCATTATGGGGTCTATAATGATATGACGATTTACAACATAACAGGATTTCCTAACGGAGTGGATCCTGCATACTATTCTGAAGAGCCATTTTTCATAAAGAGCAATGTTACACCTATAATAGTCAACGTAGCCCAAAACATGGTATTCAATAACACAGGAATAATTCCAAAAGTTGTAACATTATATATTCCGCCAGGTAATTACAGCATGATACTGCTGAACATATCTATCAAAGAGTACGGAGGTGCTCAGTTTGACAGACCTGTTTACATATTTGCAAATGGTATACCAATATTCTGGGGATCAACACAAGAGATCAGAAATAGTACAGCTCAGACTGATGTCACTATGTTTGAAAACTTGCTACAGGGTAATGTGACTTTCCAGCTTGTCTTAGCCACTTACTACGCCAAAAGTGTTGGTATAGTTGGTCTTTACTCAATGAACGTAACGCTGTTACTTTATCCAGGTAACAAACCTGCGGGACTACCAAATTACTTCATACCGCTCTTCATGAACAGCTTAAACTACTCGAGGGTTGTTCTAAATCCATTAAATGATCAGGTAACCCAAAGTGTAGTAATGCCTAATGGAACATTTAGGTCAGTTCTATTGCTCTACTATGAAGGCGGTGGTTTAGATGAATTTTGGTATACGAATATACCAGCCACTAGAAATATACTAGTATATTATAACAGCCTTTTGGCGGGAGTAGTGAATCCATATCCTATAATATATACAGGCGGGATAAACTTGTTCTGGTGGAGACCGGTAACCTCCATAAACACATTAGCTTTTGAGACACCACAATATATAGAGCTGACACCCCTCTTAGCAACTTCAACTAAGCCAAATATAACAGTAACAGTTAGTAATCTGTTAGCTTCTGCACAGGAGTTAGGTTCTACCGCGCTGTCATGGACAATTTCGGGTGTCCTGATGCTTTGGGTGAACAACTCTAACCCATTAATAAGTTCAAAGCTTATATCTGCCGATGCAAGGTATGTTGACTCTCAGCCGATATTTACAGGTTTATCTGGTTCCACATATTATCAACAGGGAGAATATTATTCAATAAACTACACATCTATACTGAAATTCGAGAATGGGCAAGAGTTTGCTACCACTTATGAAGAAGGAAAAGTAACAGCTTACCAATCTTTCAATCCTAGTTTTATCTATCAACAGGCTATACTTGATCAACAATTTAAAGAAATTAGTTTAATCAAGGGATTACACAACGCAGAGCTAATTTTGGAGGGAACGTTCCCAATAAATCTCCAGTTAACCTCCTTCGTTGTCCCCATAACTAATCCAAATATAATTCCATACAATGCTAGCTATTTACAGAATGGAACCCTGAGCTTAGGACTATTTTATAAATTCGGCTACGTATACGATAACTATAACCTAACCATCCAGATCAGTGAGAATTCTAATGCTATAGGTGGGTTTTCAGGTATTTTAGAGATAATAAACAAGTATGGGGGAGCAGTTTTAGTGTCTATTACAAGTAACTATGCCCAAACCCAAAAGTCACTAAACGCTATCTACCTAGTGAATGGTAAGGGTTTTGAAGAGAACTTCTACGCATTAGGTGTGCAGAACTCCACTAACAATACTGCAGGATATCTGGTGAAATATGAGATAAATTATGAGTACATTTGATAAAAGTAAAGACACACACTTCTTTTTTATTCATTTATCTTTTAAATGTGATAGTAAAAAGCTCGATTGGGTTCTTGTTACGCTTAAAAAGTGTACTCGTTTTCGCTTTTCTCACCCTTTTTATATCTATCCTCCTCCAGCTTCCTTAATTCATTCCTCCTTATTTTACCACTAATAGTCTTTGGTAATTCATTTACAAACTCTATTTTCCTTGGTACCTTATACGGAGATAGACTCTTACTAACATGATTGACCAGTTCTTTGGCTAATTCATAAGAGGGTGAGTATCCTGGTTTAAGTACTACAAAGGCTTTAACGAGTTGCCACCTAACAGGATCTGGTGAACCAACTACCGCAGCCTCAGCTACTGCAGGGTGTTCAATTAACGCGCTCTCCACTTCAAAGGGTCCCACCCTGTAGTCGGAGGTTTTTATCACGTCATCAGCCCTAGCAACAAAGTACCAGTTACCCTTATCGTCAAAATATCCCTTATCTCCAGTGAAGTAATAACCGTTTCTAAATGCCTCTTTGTTTTTCTCCTCATTAGAATATCCTTTAAACAGTGGAATAGCACGCCATTTAGTTAATCTAATAGCTATATGCCCAACATCGAAGGGTTTAGTTATCTCTTTACCTTCGTCATCGAGTAGAACAACGTCGTATAGGGGCGACGGTATGCCAAAGGATCCTGGAGTCACATCTCTCCACGGTGGATTGCCTATAATTGCGGTTGTTTCTGTCTGCCCATAGAAGTCTCTTATTGTCAAATCAAACTTATCCTTCCATACCTTTATTATCTCAGGGTTCAGAGGTTCACCAGCGGAAACAACATTCCTCAGCTTATGGAATTTAAACTTCCACAGATCCACTAAATTAAACAGTCTCCAGGCTGTAGGGGGTGCACAAAATGACGTTACATTGAAATTATCTACAACACTCAAATATTCCTGGGCGTTTAGTCTACCCTCGTAGTTGACAGCCATTATTGTTGCTCCAACTATCAACGGAGAAAAGAATGAACTCCAGGCAAACTTAGCCCAACCTGGTGCACTCAAATTCAGATGAATGTCCTCAGTCGACACCCCTATTATAGAGGCAGTGGATAAGTGCCCCAATGGATATGAAGTAGCAGTGTGAATAACCCTTTTAGGCAATCCTGTAGTACCAGACGTAAAGTAGTTTAAAATATCGTCCTCTGATGAGGTAGGATATGCCTCAGCGCTTTCACTTTCACTTTGAGTAAGCTCAAAGTCTGTCCAGCCATTAACTCTTCCTCTCACGACTATTTTTAAGGGTTTTAGATCCCCTAGAGCTTGGTCTATCCTTTCTGCACTTTTTGGATCAGCTATTATAACTTTAGGCTTAAGATCAGCAAATCTATAGCCTAATTCATAAGCTGTAAGATTATTCGCTGTAGGTACTAGCACAAAACCAGCCTTTATAGTAGCTAAGAACGTAACCCACTGCTCAGGAAACACGGGTGTCATCAAGTAAACTGGATCTCCCTTACCTATACCACTGGATTAAGAAAGTTAATCAATTTATTAGCTCTGATCAGAAGATCTTGATAAGTGTAAATCTCCTCAACTTTGGTATCTAAATCGTACCACATGAGGGCTGTCTTCCCGCCTCTATCTTTCACATGGATTTCCTCATAAATATCCCTTACCCAATTAAAATCCTCTATCTTTCCGAGGAAATTTAATCTAGTAAACAAATCATTAATTCTTTCTGGTCTATCTAGAGGATTAAGTTTTTGTATATCTATGAAGTCTCTTACTAGATTTTTGATTAATTCGTTCGCCATATTTAATATTGAGCTTAATAATTTATTTAAAGATTTTGTTTAGTAATAATAGGAAATAAATACAATATGTATAAGATAGTTTTCGACAATAGAGAATATTAACAAGATAACACGTGAAAATTCCCTCAGTAAAAGCTTAATCGTTTGTCATATGTGTATAAGAATTGCACAACTTTAGTTATCTCTCTCAACATTCTCTAGAACTCAAGATCATCACGGCTTTCTAGCCTCTGTTCTCAAAACAAATTTAAATACATACTTGTTCTAAATTTTAACGATGAATGACCTGGAGGATATCCTTAAAAAATTGGCTCTGTCTTATAAATTCATTTCTGTTCCTAATGCAAGGACAGTAAAAGATGCCTCAATGTCTTTAGGAGTCTCAGAAGATAGAATAGCTAAAACGATTTTGGTTATTGCAGATAACAAACCATATGCAGTGTTCCTGAGAGGTAATAGAAGGGTTGACTTAGATAAATTAAAACTGTATCTTAACGTGAGAGAAATTAGAGTGGCTAAAGCTAGTGAAGTAAAGAAGATAACTGGATATGAAGTTGGTGGTTTACCACCTTTAATAAATGGAGTTGAGACTATAATGGATGAAGAACTTGCAGATGATGATAAAGAGGTATTTTGTGGCGGAGGTAACGAGACGACACTCCTTTCCATAATACCTAAAGAGCTAGCTGAAAAGTCAATGCTGAGGATATTTTCCGTAGGAATTTAAGCTCCAGCACGAACTAATCAGATTTTTTAATTGACATACTTAATATTTTACATATGAGAGAAGAGGCAAAAGAGGAATTGGAAGACATAAGAGATAAATTAGAAAGGATATTGGACAAAATAAATGACATGATAAATGAATTGGACAGTGGTAAGGACATTGATTATGATGAGTTGGATCGGATTATAGACGAAGTTGGGATTCTGAGAGACGACTTGAAGAATTTGAAAAGAGATTGAAGAGTTTTTTAAAATGGCTTCTCTTAAAATCTTTATTCGACTATCATAACCACGCCTGATTTCACTTAGAGAGCTTCTACCGTCATCAATGCAGCCTTATCAATCCTCACCCTGGGTGGAGGAGGAATTTCATTAACATAATACGTTCCCTCACCATATAAACGACCATATCTTAGTACGACCCCATTAGCCTCTTTCACGA is from Sulfolobus acidocaldarius DSM 639 and encodes:
- a CDS encoding aminoacyl-tRNA deacylase; the protein is MNDLEDILKKLALSYKFISVPNARTVKDASMSLGVSEDRIAKTILVIADNKPYAVFLRGNRRVDLDKLKLYLNVREIRVAKASEVKKITGYEVGGLPPLINGVETIMDEELADDDKEVFCGGGNETTLLSIIPKELAEKSMLRIFSVGI